GCGGTTTGTCGCCGTCCTAAAGAAATTGGAAGAAGAGGCCGGCTGGAGCACAAACCGGCTCGAACCGCCGGTATTGATCCTGGGGCATTTTCAGGGGGTGCGGACCGGTATCCGGCAACTGATGCGGAAAGCCCCGCTGGAAACCGCCGTTGTCCGGGGTTTTCGGGTTCCTACAATCGGGGAGATGCTTCGCATCAAGGCCTGTCTGATTGTCCGCCGAAACACGACGAGGGATTTCATTGATTTTGCGGCGTTGTTCGATCACCTCGGTGTCGCCAATTCCCTGCGCGCCCTCGACTCCCTGGACACCCTTTACCCTCAAGAGGGAGAGAGTTCCATAACTCAGCAACTGGCTTTGCAGTTGGCGGAACCTAAACCATGGGATTTGTCGGAGACCGATTTGACCCGTTACAAATCTTTAAAAGGGCCTTACACCGACTGGAACGCCGTCAAACAGCGGGCCTATACGGCGGGACAAAAGATAATCCTCCAGCGGCTAAAAAATTCCGGAGGAAAATAAACAGGAACCTAAAATACCACGCAACTTACTGCTTTTTCGGCCGATAATATATGCTAGTTTCGGGAGAAAACATGGGTGACATTACCATCAACGGAAAACCGGTTTCGGAAAATTATCAAAGTATCGATGACCTGCCGTTTGTCATCAGCGAGATCGACCGGCAAGTAGATTGTCCCGGTTTTTTCTCAGATTGAGAACGGCAGAAGTCAGATTTTTGACGCACACTCACACCAATAAATATTAAAGCCCCTTGCAAATTACTCATGAGTATTTTAGGCTAAGCTATAAATTACTCATACTTGGTCATGCGCTATTTAACCCCCTACATTCAGGCCGATTTGAAGAAAAAAATGGTCTTTCTCTCCGGCCCCCGGCAGGCCGGCAAGACCACTGTGGCCCTCTCTCTTTTGGGAGGAGACGAATCGCACCCCGGTTACTTTAACTGGGACCATCTTGAAGACCAGAAAAAACTTTTGTCCCTTCAATTGCCGGCCGACCAACCGGCAGTGCGCGGCTTGATCTTTACCGACGCGGCGGCGATGCGCTGACAGGCCGTTATCACCCTTATCGCCTCCATCCGTTCAGCCTCGCCGAATTCGACCCGCAGTGCCGCGAGTCCTCCGCAAAAATTCTGCTTCAATACGGCGGTTTTCCGGAGCCCCTTTTCGCCGCCTCGGAAGAGGTGTTAAGACGGTGGCACCGCGAAAGACAGCATCAGGTCTTGCGCGACGATTTGCGCGACCTCGAAAAGGTCGAAGAGGTGGCCCTCGTGTCCCAACTGGCCGACCGTCTGCCCGATCTGGTCGGTTCCCCCCTCTCCCTCAACGCCCTAAGGGAGGATCTCCAGGTGGCCCATCCGACGGTCAGGAATTGGCTTTCCATTTTGGAGAGGCTCTTTTTTCTGTTCCGCGTTTCCCCCTTTGGCGCCCCAAAAATCAGGGCGGTGAAAAAAGAGCAAAAGGCCTATCTGTGGGACTGGACTCTTGTCGGCGACCCGGGGGCGCGGTTTGAAAATATGGTGGCGTGTCATCTGTTAAAATATTGCCATTTTGTGGAGGACACCCGGGGGCATGAAATGGAACTGCGTTACCTCCGCGACACCGACAAGCGGGAAGTTGACTTTGTCGTGATAAAGGACAGAAAACCGCTCTATGCCGTGGAGTGCAAGGCCAAAAGCCGGGTCCTCTCACCGGCCCTGATTTATTACGCGGCCCGCACAAAAATACCCCGGTTCTATCAGGTCCACCTCGACGAGGCCGATTACGAACAGGCGGAGCATCCCATTCGCGTTCTTCCTTTTCACACCCTGGTCCGCGAACTGGGCCTGCCGTGACGGCTTTCCCTGACGGAGTGGGAAAATTCCTGTTGCTCCTGAGGTTTTTTTGATAGCCCCGCAATATTTCGTTTTCTCAAAGCTCTTCGGCCTTATTCTCGCTTTTGGATTTGCGGCTACCTTGTTTTAGGCAAAAGGACGTTTAAAAAACGCGGGAAGATAAACGATACTCCCGGTACATCTTCAACACCCAGGAATAAAACGGATCCTTTTCGTGGTCGCGGCGGAAGGAGGCCAGCGGTTCGGGGAATACATTCGGCCACCGAAAATCATGCTCCTTCGGCCAGACCAGAGGGGCTGTGAGCGCGGAAGCGCTCAAGTCGGCCCTGGTGAAGCTCTCTCCCACCAGGAATTTCCGTTTTGAGAGAATTTTGTTGAGCGTTTCAATGCCGTCCATCAGCCGCTTTTCCGACCGTTTGGCCGATTCGGGACTGATATTCATGCTCCGGCGCATCAGTGTACGGACAACAGGAAACATGATGGCGTAGAGGACCGGGCCATACCGCGGGCCGTCCTGCAGGAGGAGCGAGGTTACAAGGGGGCGATCATGCAGAAGGGTATTGTAGAAATAACGCCGCAGGTGGACGCCGATTTCCTGATCGCAATATTCCTCAAGATCGATCGCCTCTTTTTTAAGATCGCCTTCGAGAGGAGTCAGCGGCTTTTGGAAATATTTTTCGTCGAGGTAGGTGATGATGTCGGTTGAATCCTGAACCAGCACCCCGCCATCGTCAATCACGGGAACCGAGGATTTTGACGCCATCCGCTTGAGCTTGAAGAAGTGGGGACCGGGGACAAGGTTGATCCGCTCATAATCCAATCCCTTGTAGTCCAGCGCCCAGCGGGCCTTCTCGCAATAATGGGAAAGGGCGAATTGATAGAGTTTTATGGCCATGGATGAATGTCACACAGAATATGAGGCGAATTTTCTCTGCCATTTTTCGGGAAGGGCCACTTCCACCGCCACCCCCCGCGCCGAATTTTTTGAATGGAGCACCCGGCCGTGGGTGTAAAGGCTGGCCATTAACTGCCCGTACGGATGAGGGAGAAAAAGTTTCACGGGGGAAAGCGTTTCGGCCAATACCCTGTCGATCATCAAGAAAAGATCATCCAACCCGAGGCCGGCTGTCGCCGATATCGGAATTGTGTGCGCCCCGTTTCCCATAAATCGAAATCCCTCGGCATCCATCTTGTTCATCACCTTGATGCGGGGAATCACATCGAGATCAAGCTCCTCAAACACCTTTTCCACCACATCGATCTGCGACGGATAATTTGGATGTGTGGCATCAACCACATGGAGGAGCATATCGGACTTCCGCGCCTCCTCAAAGGTCGATTTGAAGGCCTCGATCAGTTGATGCGGCAGATTGCGGATAAAGCCCACCGTATCGGTCAACAGAACCTCCCTTCCCGAGGGGAGTTTGATCTTTTTTGTTTTGGGGTCGAGCGTGGCAAAGAGCTTGTCCCCCACCAACTGACTGCTGTTGGAGAGAGCGTTAAAGAGCGTCGACTTGCCGGCGTTGGTGTATCCGACCAGCGTGATAGTGGGGATGGGAACCGACTGGCGCTTCATCCGATGGATTTCGCGGGAGCTGTCCACCCGTTCCAGCTCCCTTTTGACCCGGTTGAGTCGTTCCCTCACCCGGCGGCGGTCGACTTCCAACTGCGTTTCACCGGGCCCCCTCAAACCCACGCCTCCCCCACCAGTGGCGTTGCCACCCCGTTGACGCGAAAAATGGCTCCAGGCGCCGACCAGCCGCGGATACAAATATTGATATTGCGCCAGCTCCACTTGCAGTTTTCCTTCGCGGGATTTGGCATGGAGGGCAAAGATGTCGAGGATCAGACTTGTCCGGTCGATGACGCGGACGCCCCACGCCTCATCGAGGTTGCGGTTTTGGGTGGGGGCCAGTTCGCCGTCAAAAATCACGATGTCGGCTCTGCACCGTTTTATTTCTTCCTTCAACCAATCGACCTTGCCCCTCCCGACAAAGGTGGCCGGGGAAATCTCCCTCACCTCGACCATCGTTCGACCGACCGTAAGCGCCCCCGCCGTATCCGCCAGCGAACCAAGTTCGTCAAACGACTCGCGCGCCTCCCATTTGCCGCGCAGGCCGGAAACAACGCCGATCAGAAACGCCCTCTCCTGTTTTCTGGATTCCAGCATTTATTGCCTGTATTCCACCACCTTTCCCTCAAAGAGGCCGTTTACCCGGGCTGAAAAGGCCTCGGAGTCATCCATCCCGATTCCTTCCGGCAATTCCATCACCGTCTCCGTGTCGCCGGGAAGAATCAAATGGACAAAGGCCTTTAACGCCCCGGGCCGTTCTTTGAGAATATGTTGAAAATCGCGGATCCGATCCTCGGTGAAAAGAGAGGAAGGTATTTTGAAATGAACGCTTTGCGTTTTGAGGCCGATATAGTTCGTAAGGAGTTGTCCCTCTCTGGCTATTATCTTAACACCTTCGTCGGTCCGGTCAATAGCCCCCGTGATCACCAGCGGTTTATCCTCCCCCAGGATA
The Deltaproteobacteria bacterium DNA segment above includes these coding regions:
- the hflX gene encoding GTPase HflX — encoded protein: MLESRKQERAFLIGVVSGLRGKWEARESFDELGSLADTAGALTVGRTMVEVREISPATFVGRGKVDWLKEEIKRCRADIVIFDGELAPTQNRNLDEAWGVRVIDRTSLILDIFALHAKSREGKLQVELAQYQYLYPRLVGAWSHFSRQRGGNATGGGGVGLRGPGETQLEVDRRRVRERLNRVKRELERVDSSREIHRMKRQSVPIPTITLVGYTNAGKSTLFNALSNSSQLVGDKLFATLDPKTKKIKLPSGREVLLTDTVGFIRNLPHQLIEAFKSTFEEARKSDMLLHVVDATHPNYPSQIDVVEKVFEELDLDVIPRIKVMNKMDAEGFRFMGNGAHTIPISATAGLGLDDLFLMIDRVLAETLSPVKLFLPHPYGQLMASLYTHGRVLHSKNSARGVAVEVALPEKWQRKFASYSV
- a CDS encoding glutathione S-transferase family protein, with protein sequence MAIKLYQFALSHYCEKARWALDYKGLDYERINLVPGPHFFKLKRMASKSSVPVIDDGGVLVQDSTDIITYLDEKYFQKPLTPLEGDLKKEAIDLEEYCDQEIGVHLRRYFYNTLLHDRPLVTSLLLQDGPRYGPVLYAIMFPVVRTLMRRSMNISPESAKRSEKRLMDGIETLNKILSKRKFLVGESFTRADLSASALTAPLVWPKEHDFRWPNVFPEPLASFRRDHEKDPFYSWVLKMYREYRLSSRVF